The Verrucomicrobiia bacterium genome has a segment encoding these proteins:
- a CDS encoding transposase, with protein YANEFAFRWNTRHQTDGTRLKGFGQLIENKRLTYRQVSCVC; from the coding sequence ATACGCCAATGAATTCGCTTTCCGCTGGAACACCCGCCATCAAACCGATGGCACCCGCCTGAAAGGGTTTGGCCAGTTGATCGAAAACAAACGGCTCACCTACCGCCAGGTTTCCTGCGTTTGCTAA